The region CAGTCCAACTTCCTTGAAAGACTGACCTTGAGCTTTGTTAATTGATATTGCAAAACTAAGTCTAACAAGAAACTGAAGCCTCCTAAAATTCAAATACAGTGTCTGTTGGAATTATTGGTATGCGTGGCAAAAGACGTCTTCACCCTTGAAACTGCCTGTTAGAATCGTCGCTTTGATGTCACGCAGAGGTCAACAGGTTCGTCTTGCGGGTCGGTGAACTGACAGGTTCGTTATGCAACAGGAGTGTCACTGTGTGACCGCAGTATTAtggtgttgttgcagttgGCACATTAATTGGAAGCCACGCACATGTCACGCAGATGTCAGTGTGACTGTAATAACAACAGATATCCCATGACTGACTTGGCTACACTCGATATCGATAGAGGGGTTGCTataaaacgcagactgcagactacagAATGGGGACTCTGAGACCTCAgacgcatgcatacatacctATGCCTATACCTTCGCGTGTTGATGTTCTGCTGCCGGCCTTGCGCTTCAACAACGGCATGCTGACAGTGAGAATTTATAGCTCATCATGTTCAGTGAAACAGCACAGCTAAGCCTCTTCGAAGCTGCTTCTAGATCTTGATCTATTGCGAGCGGCTCGCGTAGGCATAGATCGTCTAGCTGTAGAGATTTGCACCCATTGTAGCTATAGTGAAATCAGCTGCAGGCGAGGCGACCAACGCACTACAGAgtctgtttgtaaaatgtttttgttgctatatTGTGTGTGGTAGAAGGGACAGTTGGAAGCGTGAGTTGAAAAATGGGGATGCTGGCTAACAAACTGAGCACTTTAGCTACATGCATCCACACTTAGATAGTCTAGTCATTTCTAGTATTCTTCTTGTACTTGAACCTAAATTCTACTATTTTGTAGTTTATTGCTGCTAGATCTTTTAGTAGTCTGTTTTTAGTTTATTTTCATGCAGAGCACCTGGAAGACCGGCCTATCCGAAGGTTTCCCCTGTAAAAATAAAGACACTGCTACTACTACAAACTTAGAAAGTAAGAAAtacaatattaaaattaaaatttgaaatgtaaaatttttaaaaaattaaaaataaggCATTTAAATAACTGTTTattgcaaaaattaaaaatagaataaGAAAATTAGAAACGCAAATATTAGAATGACAAAAACTTGAAAGGACTGATTACCCACTGACCAGATTACCACACCTACTAAGTAAATTAGGCGGCCGCCAGTACGTTGCATGTAGACAATGTGCTTCCTGCACCATTCTTACATTAATATCTGATACCGGGCAATATCTCCTGTATTCATCTTTGATGCGCTGCAAGTGCAACAAACGTTGGTCGAAAGCGAGTATAGCTGCCTAACTCCTCTAGAGATTCTAAAACCAAAAGACAAAGATAACTCTGATGGAGAAACTGCTGTCTGGTCGCCTAGTTTCGAATTCATTTTAGTTGTCGCATGCAATTGACGTACGACGTACGCGCTCGCATAGATCGACAGCTTTGAAGAGGCTTAGCCGCATTGTTTTATTGAACGTGAAATTCTCACTGCCAACAGTTGAAGTGCAAGGCTGGAACATCAACACATGAAGGTATGTGCATAAGTATGTGCACATGAGTTTGAGACCCCCAAAGTCCCCATTCCGTAGtctgcgtagtctgcagtctgcgttttacagcaaccCTCGATAGAGCGAAACTCAGGCATGAAACGCACAGCGGTCATGTCCTGGCGAGATTACACTTGGGGATGGACTCCTGGATTGGCAAGATTTCACTCGGGGATGGACTGACACTCCTCGACAGGGAACCGTCTAGATACCAAAGCgtgcgtttgcattgtggCGTGGAAAgcagtcttcatgcacggTTTCGTGGCGATTGGCCCGACAgttttggcgtgattgatgttacagacagacagacagatctatatatatatatatatgattaattgtaagtgataagtagtatttgccaggattggaatgtccagcaaatttaaattgacaggacatgatgACCAGTGGTCAGTCaagactatttcgcacactggAACATCACAATTTTTGACTGCAGAAACACCCCGGTACGCTGAAATAGGACATTACATGGCCAGTGGCTGCTTGCACCATCAATCACTGTCAACCAATAACCGACTTCCGTACGGGTAGTTATTAACCCACGTTACGCAAAGTAGTAAGCCTGAAACAACCACTGGACACTGACAAAATTAGAAAGAGAAATTAGCTATTACTGACAACACTGCTCACACTTCCTCCATTGACTATCAGCTTCAATCACGGCATCGACAAGTCCAGGGTCATCAAACCGTTTACGTTGGTTTTCTCTCAGCCTCTCGGGATCTCCGCCCTTGTCTGCGCGGAACAAGTCCAAGTCGAGCACCATGCTACACAACAACCTTCTCTACACAtcacaaacaagacaagacaTGCTTTATAACGACAGAGAAAACCAAAGTAGAGCCTGAATGGCAATAAAACGCTCACCCAATGGCTAGAAAAGCCCAGTCGACGGCACAACGCtaagagcatgcgcaaagagAACTGATAACCTCGGGTTCCAGGTATATGTCTGTGCGCACTCGATACCGGATGTACCGCGAGGACAAACATCTAGACTACATGTCTACGGCTCTGCATGTCACAATACCGCCACCACGCATATATGTACTTTAGATATGCATGAATGTAGTGACTGATATTATATGTCTAGACGCGTGTCTATGAGGTTTCAATGAATCAAGTCAGCAAATTGTGCCAAGTCTCGGCTCTAGACGCGCCTGCGACAGCCGCATCAGCAACACCAACCCtgccgcacaaacaacaagctgCCTCCGATCGCCATCCATCTATCATTGCTCTCTCCTACTCAAGTACTATCCCTAGTTGCAAACCCGACGAGCATACGACGACGATTCCCACCACCAGTAAAATCGCATGCTGACCTAGTAGAtcatttagctaattagttcCTTACAAATCAAACCCCTCTAATTAAATCATATTATATCAAAGCGATGTCAAAATGAAGTAGATGACATCAAGAAAACGAGACTACGTAGCTACATACTTCTTAGCTGGCTGAGGATTACCAGCTACGTGTATCAGAAAAGCTCCTAAAAAATTACAGCGCAGTCTCAAGGCACTTGCAATCAATACAGTACCTTCAAGAAGCCTAACAAAATTAGAAGTCAGACGACCGGCTGCCCAAATTGCCTATCAAATTTCATTTGCTCCTCAACTTGACAAAGTCAAATCTAATTCATTAATTGGATCTTTATAGGAATTCACTAATTCAGAAATCTAAACCCCTCACGTTTTTTAATAGTTTCACCAAATCATCTACCGCGTCGCTGCGTTGGATGTATAGCACGTACATCAGCCCCTAGAAAGAGCCTTCATTCGGTTAGCAAGGCAATCTAGTCTTCCAACAAGGTAGAAGCTAATGCCTAATGATAACAAGGCGTCAACCCTGTCGGTGTTACAGTCGAATTACTACAAATTAGAAATTCACACAATTGCTAGAACAAAAACTTGACAAGGCGGCACTATCAGACTTGCAGCTCAAATCTAATTTTCAGTAATTGGATTTTTATGGAAATTCACTAATTCAGAAATCTAAACCCCTCACATTTTGTAATAGTTTCACCAAATCATCAACCGCGTCGCTGCGTTGGATGTATAGCACGTACATCAGTCCATAAAAAGAGCCTTCATTCGGTTAGCAAGGCAATCAAGTCTTCCAACAAGGTAGAAGCTAATGCCTAATGATAACAAGGCGCCAACCCTGTCGGTGTTACAGTCCCTAGGATTACTGCAAATTAGAAATTCACACAATTGCTAGAACAAAAGCGGAGATCTCGGATTGCACACCGTCAGTCAGACGTTCGACTAACAGCCACGTGGTAAGTTCCGAGCATTGTGCATTCGCTCTCTTGAAGGTCACTTTTTTCATTCAGCTTTCCGGTAGACAAAGTCTTGTTGGCATCAATCTATGTTAATGGTGGCGTCATGTCTAGACACAGCATAGTTGCTTGCTTTTTTGCAACTAACTATAACAGTTTTCTTTGCTAGAATCCTCTACATTGATCCAATATTACCATTCAGTATCCTAACTAAACTGTTCTGTCTCTCTACAGGTTTGCGACTAGAAATGGCTCCCATTCAACTTTTCATTTCTCTCGTGTTCCTCTATTGTTCCGTTCGCCACGTTTCCACTTCGCCATCCATAAGAGCGGTTGATGGTATGTTAGCATATTCCACTAGGCATGCACTTGCTCTTGAGTTAATTCATGCAATAAATTGCGGCACGGGTATCGCGTAACCTGTATTTCGCTTGGCCAAGCTGCCACGTGAGTGACCTCGGCCTAGTTCATTGGCTATAGGACTATCATAGGCTCTCTAGCATAAGCAAGAATGGCGAACGCAACGCGTACAAGAGTCATTAGCTAACGTTTTGGTTTGAAAACAGATAGCGCTATAATATATAGCCATCAACAAACACACTTAACAGTTGAATTTCTtgcacaataattattattagtattaacGTTTTGCTTGCAGTGTTGATCACGCTCGCTATAGCTGGCATGACACAAGTCCACAAAATTTGCAGAAACGCTTAGAGAGAAGCAGGTTGTAGTCTGTTgtagtcatgcatgcatgtacatgtctatGAAATGCATACCGTCTAGTTTCCCACAAATCATGCGGCATATGTCTAAAAGTGAATATCCAGCTTCCTAAGGTTACAGAAATCACCTCTTTCACGTAGTCGACTGCACCAGCTTATTTCAAGCCACGTGGCAAGCCATGCAATGTACTGATGTGGGCTGTCTATATAGGATCAGGAAGCAGTGAAGCAAGCTTTGGAATAACTAAAGCTACATCTGGCGAAGACTCCGTGAGCTTGCTCGGACAAGGTGAGTCTGGAGTAGGTGAGCCCGAGCAAGACACAGCCGCCGCCGGAGGAGAACACAAAACAACTGGAATCATGAAAAAAACAACTAGCGCTCCAGATAAAGTGGAAAAGGATGGATCTGGGCATGATACAAAAGATCCTAATGAAGCCAATATTAGTGTCATTTACTACAAGCATTCCATTGACCATGAGGCAAGCCTTGGTGCATCTGGTGCAGCTCCGGTTAATAACCATCCCATAAGCATGCTTGGAGAAGGTGAGTCCGGAGTAGGTGAATCTGAGCAACACACAGCAGCTGCCACAGGAAAGCACAACACAGCTGAATCCAGGATTGACGCAGCTGCTCCTGATGACCAAGAAATAAATGGATCTGGGTATGCTACAGTAAACATCACTTATTACAAGCAATCCAATGACCATGAAGTCATCAAATCAGAAATCCACAAAGTAAGCTGCAAATCGGAAAGAAGGAAGGCGATCCGCTACTGTATTGGCAACCATGATCAGCCAACTTGCAAGAAGAGCAGCCAGTGTCAAACAAAAGCTAGATGTCTGGTCAAGTTCATCAGATCTCCAAAACATCTCACACAAAAAGTAAGCCCACTAGAATTTGACAACCTGATCAAGGAGTTCTGCGAGATAATAAATCCAAACCGTGAAAAGACTGTATTCCAGCACAAGCCAAGATTCTGACTGAAATGTGTTCTATGACATTAGCATGTTGTGTTGATATGGGTCTACATGACCTTGTCCAGTGAGACTATTGTTAGTAACCTAATTCAGTTTACGttaaaataattgatggtgtTGATATGGGTCTACATGACCTTGTCCAGTGAGACTAGTGTTAGTAACCTAATTCAGTTTACGTTAAAATAATACaatggcaattaattaattgtcaggAAGTGCTCACATATCCCTAATATTACAGATAAATTCATGTCAACACAACCATTCAAAATACTCAGCataaaacaaaatacacacactATTTTAGTTATAGGTTCCAAGCAAGTCACAAATGTAACTGTGAATAGGAATAGCCAATCCACCTGCAACACCAATACCTGTACTGTCAGCACAGCTGGCAACACCCATAGAAAACTCCTTGTATTGAGGTTCCACCTACACAGCATGCAAAGTAATAAGTCATATTCAACCACATTAGCAAGCACTGTACCTCTTTTGTTATCCTGTAGAAGGCATTGACATACGTCCCTCCTCCCAACAAACCTTCATACAGAATGATACCAAAAATAATAAGGACACCAACAGTTGTTGCAGGAATAAACTGAAAACGAGCCaccaagaaaagaaacacaaagtTGACCCACTGCAAAAAGATCATCCTTTACTTGTAATACTAGATGTCGACTCAAAGACTTTACCTGAAGCAAAGAAAGTAGCCAAATCTTGTCAATAggaaatacatttacagaTGATCGTGAGATAAAAACTCCAGTCTGATAGAGTGTTTGAAACCTGTCAAACAAGGTACTGGTTAAGTTCTGACATACACAAACCGTATCAGTGTCCACTATAAGAATTTCAAATGGCCAGACAAACTGTCAGGTTATAATGAAAATTGGCCAGACATGACCGGACAAAGCTGTTAATGATATGTACTTTACTGTACTAAACTAAACACGCTCTCAGACAGATATTCATCATGATCACCATCACCAAGGTCTACCTCAGCACAGTCTCCCACATCTGTGCTTCTGAGACTACCGGACAGCTTCCAAGAGTAGTTGCAGACGTGTGCTTCCCAGACGTTTTTAACAACGCATGCCATGGGTAGAGGCCTGGTGGGTCGCTAACAGAGGTGCACTTGACACATTTTAGTGGTCACTGGTCACGTCATGTAGGTGGTCGTTGATAAGAGGTAGCTGATAGTACAAATTTGGTCAGTGCACACCTAATGTGGTCATAAATAGGAGGTGGTCACATATAAGAAGATTTCACGTGGAAGGGACTGCTGTATAACAGCCTGGCTGTAATTCGCACAACTGTGGTCTCAAAATCACACTGTTTCTCGGCTGTAATAGCTTTGAACACTGACCAATGTCGTGCCGTTATCATTACATGTGGGAGATAACAGTCAATGGCTTGAACAAAACGATGGTGCAAGTTCTCCACCTGAATCTCCCAATGCTTTCACAACTTTCAAAATCATTAGTATCAAAATTGACCAAGTTAAGAAATCAATCATCATCATGCTGCAGTTCTACTGTCACTAAATTATGTTACTGTTTTCTCTATTTGCACCCTCAACACTGAATCCTCAGCACTAAACAGACCAAAATGACACCAACTAGTGTACCTGTAAGTATCTGTACATTCAGGCAATTCCTAAAAATGATTACTCATACCATCGGTATTGTGCTTTGTGGCCAATCCAAGAGACACATTGACTATAAGTTAATAGCTCCAtctataaaaacaaaaaattaacaagCCAAACTCAAAATGCACAATGATATTACCAGTCCTTGATTGATCAAGTATTCAGCCATATACACAAAAAAGAGTGGCACCATGTACTTCAGCAAAGGCTATTAAACAGAACAGATATGTACAACTAGGAAATAGCTACTAAATACAGTGC is a window of Corticium candelabrum chromosome 20, ooCorCand1.1, whole genome shotgun sequence DNA encoding:
- the LOC134195710 gene encoding uncharacterized protein LOC134195710, producing MAPIQLFISLVFLYCSVRHVSTSPSIRAVDGSGSSEASFGITKATSGEDSVSLLGQGESGVGEPEQDTAAAGGEHKTTGIMKKTTSAPDKVEKDGSGHDTKDPNEANISVIYYKHSIDHEASLGASGAAPVNNHPISMLGEGESGVGESEQHTAAATGKHNTAESRIDAAAPDDQEINGSGYATVNITYYKQSNDHEVIKSEIHKVSCKSERRKAIRYCIGNHDQPTCKKSSQCQTKARCLVKFIRSPKHLTQKVSPLEFDNLIKEFCEIINPNREKTVFQHKPRF